The Phragmites australis chromosome 1, lpPhrAust1.1, whole genome shotgun sequence genomic interval aatctccGTATCAGCATAAAAGAAAGCGATTTTACTATTTTTCGGACGGAATTGAAATACTAACCAATGTTTACATTGACAATGGCAGGGCTTCCAGTGTTGTGCAGTTGTTTGCATTTGAAATCGGCACAGTTCATCTCTCCAGGAACCAATGTGTCGATTTTGACACACTTGAGCTGCCATGGTGTATAACAGAGCTGGGTCTGGGAGCATGAGTTTCAGAGATATAAATGTGTTTTTCGAAATAAGTTTCAGACATACAGCTTCAGCAACCCTGTTTGTACCAAAAAGCAAAGATTAATACAAAATCATTTCAATTATTTCGACAGAAAAATTAATGCGCTGGTAACATGATAAATCAAGAGAAATTTGGCTAGTTTGGAGTCCCCAGTCCCTGAGGCGAGCAAACCAGTCCAGCACTGCAACTTGGAACTTGGAAGGGCCTCGAGTGCACGCCGTAGTTGCTCTCGATGAAAGGATCGCCCAGATTGTTGATGCAGATCAGCTTTGGAACTGCGCGAGCAGGCTGAAATCCAAGTCCAAATTGTACGGGTAACCTGCAAGGGGATTCAAATCAACATTCACAATGCAGACAGAACATGAATTTGAATTGTTCGTTAAAAAAAGGAATTGTTCAGGGAGGAGATTTGAAACTTTTAGGCTACAAAATTATCAGTCTATCACAGTTTAGCTGAAGTAGTGGTGCTTAGGTCTCGTTTGGCACAGCTttatattcaaaaaaatttagagctaATCAAATCTAGCTCAAAAAAACATAGATTTGAAGCTACGAGTGGACTGAgcgtatttagttgagtcatttattttttattttgaattaaaaataaaaatttaactttattttatcatataaacttCGTATCTAATATGAATCTCGAAGCTGTAGCTATGCCATACAAAATTAATGTAAGAAGCTCAGTCATGTCCATCGATCTTTCGGGGGTTGAAGAATGTGACGCCCATTTTATTGCCGCGGCCCAGCCCAGCCTTTGCCTGCTTTTGGCCCAGCCCGCCCGCGCGCCGCTGTCCAGTGGGACCCGCCTGTCAGCACCTTCGTCCCCGCCGCGCCCGCTCCGCCCGCGCGCCGTATCCGAACTGATCTCCGAAGCTGCCGCGCCGAATCCGAGTCCACCGCCCGCCCGCCTTTCGCGCCGCGCCTGCGCAACAACCCGCGCCTGCCTCCGCCTATATATTCCCAGCAGCGCCGCCTTCTCCCCCCTGCGCACGCGCAAGAACACCCGAGAAAGCCGAGCGTCATAGCCGCTGCCGTCGCCGAGCCAATCCACCGCACCCGAACCTCCCCGCCGcgtccgagctcgccgccagtATCGCCGGAGCGTGAGGAGCTCGTTTTGCTGCTCGTCGAAGCATCTCCGCCGTCggaaccaagctctcaccgatcGCTGGTAATCTCCGCCCCCCTCCTCCGTCGCTAGCATCGCCCGAAGGTCCCCGCGGTCAGCTAACCCCTTCTCCGGCACCGCTTGTCTTCCAGGAAGCTTCCGCGCCGTCGGTTTCATCTCTCCGTCTCCGTTTTCGCGAACCCGTCGActtccgagcgccgccgcccgccattgtCGTCGCCGACCGCCGTCAAGACCTCCCCGGCCGTCGACAAGCccccggtgagcttccccgtgcccTCCCCGTTAGGTTGCGCCTTTTCCCGAAGAGTTTGGCGGCCGGTAGCATTAGATTGCCTGTCTCCGATGATCCTCCGGCGAGAtccgaggcggcggcgccgtTTTCCGATCGCCGTCGGCTTGTTTTTCGccccaaaccatctcaaccgtCGGATCTACTTTGAACGCTCCTGATTAGGTCGCAAAATACCCTTTCGCAAACCAGTAGAAAGCCACCACGTGTCCctctttaacccagtcagcagccgaGACACGTCAGCGTGCCACGTGGGTGTccctgtcctacgtggcagagCCAAGCCAGCATTAGATgcccagtcagcagcccagtcaaccTGTGACGTCAGCCTTGCACATTAATtaggatttttagtataaaaagaATTCCAcctattctctgaaattagggaAATTTGCAAGGAGACCCCTAGGCTTCACTGTTTTTGCATAAAGGCCCTTAGATAGTTCtggataattgcaattaggcccctggatttaggataattatgtttaggtccctgaactttgcacttaagcccctagaactttctgtttttacaatttagtccatgcaatctttcagaaaagcccctgtagagtagaattagtgtaacttttccatacgaactccgatttaggtgattttcgtgctcccgagatcgtagcagcgtgtactttccgttcatagcctttttagagttagtttctTCTGTTTAGTGTGATGTATTTAGCTGTTTTGTTATTTCTTTCTGGTGTGTGCTTCGGCTTTAGAAGGAGAGCAGAGTGCCAGCATTCAGGACCAAGTTTTCGAAGATTCCGAGCAGCCAACTTAtgaaggtaagtgtccttgatcaccttgatttaaccatagatcattatagtttacttttccttagttgcatgcttgtctaattttgaaatcccatgaatagggtttactagaatttgtgtgaccattccttgtagcctcttttggggATTTTGGGTCATGTAAAAGGGTAGtaatgctagtgcagtcagggtTTGGAATTATTatgaactttgattaataactatgaaacaagtacttgggagaatggataatcttgtagtaacttgaatttagggatcccaactggatggctagtatgtggtggagctacacagcaggGTTTGTGTACGTTCTTGTGTGgaatcctaaggaccggttcttggagcctgtaaccTGGCAAATCAGCataaccatgaggcctatatgggtacgacctggctaagtaattagtgttcttcacattctgtacgcaccaatggttggttcagtggcacaagagggggtctCTACAGTGGATgggatccctgttagcggtgaaacctcagtgggtgcttatagatgtggagatactttgtaacagtcttgtagtgagaccccggccatacaccccggaagtgtaaggcaaaaagggaatcacgactcgtgggtaaagtgtgcaaactctgcagagtaaagaaactgatcgatcagccgtgctcacggtcaagagcggcttggacttcttcaggattagatgcgAACTTTAAGGGTtagttttgggtagtcgggtggtggtactcccgacgagtcggtagccggatatggggtatctggtgagtctggtagtcggatggaatccgatgagttatgttcttaaaattgttggaataaaaatctagtaagtaggattgctaggttgtttgagtCTGGTTTAGTTAAGCATAGTCGCAGTAATCCCCAAGTTGACTTTTActtgtcaatagcctgcatgtcatatttttcctccacttgctgagtactttatgtactcacgcttgccttttttctaccctcggatgctgctcagaaggtgaagtcttcGAGGAAGTCCGGGGCGAGGACACTGATttctagaaggaagaaggcgttgattgaagaccatgtcctaggctggtgttttCCCCCGGATAACGtctgtggatggatgggtgttCCGCTGCCATTTGAAGActtattagtattttctttcagaccttcgggtccttttgtaaggaatgtttacgttatttaagacacagtttatgttatcactaatgatgtcacTGCAtgtatataaaatttgatccTGATATACATGTGAAATACATCTgtttgtttcctttaaaaccgagtgtgacaaaGAAGCTCAGAGCAGCTGCACCGGCACCGCAGCATTCATGCATGCAGTTAGCACCATGCGGCAGCCCGCGAAGATCTCATGGCCTCACGCCAAGGTCCCTCTCCTCCCTATATATGCGTGCATAGGATCGAGCTCATGGACAGGACAGGACAGgacagggcagggcagggcaccCAACGTCTCTAGCTCGATCGCAACACACATCCATCACCAGCCACTCAAGCCACCAAGCTAGCTACCACGTACGTAGCGATGGCCCAGAGCAGCAGGACTGCCGCGGTGGCGCTGCTCCTCGTCGCCCTCGTGGTGGCGGCAGCGTCGGTGCCGGCGGCCACCGCGTACGGCTGCTACGACGACTGCTACGAGCGGTGCGCCAACGGCAAGGAGGACCCCGCCTGCACCACCATGTGCAACGAGGCGTGCGGCGCCGTAGACAAGGCCACTGCCGGGGCCGGGGCCGTCGCAGGGCTCGCTGGTGCCGGTGCCGATGCCGCGGGGCTCGCgggtgccggtgccggtgcaGCCGCGGGCGCGCCCGTGGCGTGAGACGATCACTACCGTACTGGCGTGATCACTCCACGACGTCCTACTAATTCCATCCATCCATGTTATATTCTACGTTTCTCCATTGGTTCCATCTTTTAATTGGTTTTGTTTAATTATTATTTGTGTTGATGTCTTCGATTGTTCCATCCATTTGTAATTCCCGTTGCAAGCGAAATGTCTGCTGTCgattgttcctttttttttccctctgtACGGCTTTGATTGCGGTATTGAACCCTTTTTTGGGGGACGAACCGTTCACTCAGATCGATCTCCATGGGAATGAAATAATTAATCTCCGACGAGATCGAAGCAGAAGCTTAATTATCTTGATGTACATCTTGGATCATGTAAGCTAGGCTGATGAATGAAGCGgctggagatggaggaggaaatgGCACCTCCAAGTGCCGTTCCAGCATCAGGATGACGCTCTTCATGGACGGGCGCCTCGACGGCGGCTCCCCCTGCGCGCACCACACCGCCACCTTCACCACCctctccacctccgccgcctccaccgcctcgTCGCTgcacatcccccccccccccaccaaacACTCGTGCGCCCACTCCATCAGCGTCCGCTCCTCGCcggcctcctccagctccaTGCTCCGCCTGCACGTCAGGATCTCCAGCAGCACCACCCCGTAGCTGTACACGTCCGCCTTCACCGTCACCGGCCCGGCCCCGCGGTACCACTCGGGGGCCAGGTACCCGCGCGTGCCGCGCACGCCTGTGAACGTGCGGGTCTGGTCCGGGAGCAGCAGCTTGGCGAGCCCGAAGTCGGCGATCTTGGCCGTGCCGGACGCGTCCATCAGGATGTTCTGCGGCTTCACGTCGCAGTGGATCACGCTGCTGTCCAGCTCGTCGTGGAGGTAGTGCCGCTCGCGCGCCACGTCCAGCGCGATGCCCACGTGCTCGCCACTCGCCGGGTAGGATGAGCTCTTGAAGAGGAGGTCGGCGAGGGAGCCGTTGCTCACGTACTCGTACACCAGGAACCGGATCGTGCCCTCGTGGCAGAAGCCCAGCTGCCGGACCAGGTTCCGGTGGCTCGTCCGCCCGATGGCGCGCACCTCCCTCTGGAACTCACGCTCGCCCTCCTCCACCAGCTTCTCCAGCCGCTTCACGGCGATGGCCTTCTCGCCGTTGTGTAGCGACCCTCTGAACACCGTGCCGAACGCGCCGTGGCCGAGCGGCTCGCGGAAGCTGCACGTCGCGTGCTCCAGCTCCTGGTAACTGTACGACCTCAGGGGCGCCTCGTCGTCCAGGGCCTCGGCGACCGCGTCCGCGAGTGCCAGGCGTCTGTGCGCGGTCCTCCGGTTCGCCCAGACCAGCCGCGCGGCCATGAGGAGCGCGGGTAACGACACGCACGTCAGGAGCCCGATGCAGACCAACGCGGCGCTGGCTGTTGCTGCCGCTGCCGCGGAGCGCCGGGTTCGCCGTGCCCCCGGTCTTGACGAACAGAGTGTACCCGCCACCCTCGCGGCCGTACCGGAGCGGGAGCTGCTGCTTCGTGCACGTGCCGTCGTTGCTGTCCAGCAACACGGCGGCGCAGAGGCAGTCGGCCATGCACGTGGTCTGGCAGTCGGCCGTCGTACGTGATCCGGAGCGCGCCGGTCGTCGCGGTTCGCCGTCCACGTGACTGTTACGTTCGGCGCGGTGGCGAGCCAGACGCCGACGGCGAAGCCGCCGTCCGTGGCGTAGAAGCCGAAGGCGAAGCGGCCGGACGGGGACGTCCAGGCGGCGGCCTGAAGGGAGGCTCTCGAAGTGATGTTTGTTTGGGCACTTGACACGGTCAGGGGAACAAGCAGTAACCATGGGTGTTGATGCCTAAGCCTCTCACATCTGCTGCAGATTATACATTCTCAGTAGTATATCCTTGCAAGATTGTTCCAAGCTGATCCATGCACGAGAGGGGAATGGTCTATTTCATATTATTTTCGTGAGGGGAATGGTCTATTTCGCATTGACCCGCTATGTCCAAGATGAACGAACGAGTCCTCTCCGCATTGGCTAGCGAATGAATTCGTGGTAGCAAAATAGGCTATAAGAAAGTGACATTTTGCACCCCAGACCCGACTTTTCATccatcatattttttataatttacagCTTGGTTCCTGCTTGGTCTCTCGCTCCGGTCCACAAAACATGCGAAATTATCTCGTGCTTCTTAAGCACTTTGCATGCAGGTACGTTTACGCTTCGGATGGCAGCTAGATTATGGGTTTTGCAACAAATAGGTACGAGTTCAGGTGTTAAGTCTTGTTAACGGGTCTAACGGTTTGAATATCCGAATTGTAGGGGCACGGGTTTCTACCAACGTCCACTTGGACCCCCAAGGATCACCCGAACAAGCCGCATGTCAACCCAACCGGTCAATATGGCCCAGCCCACACTCCACTGCTCCACTACTCTCTACCCCGCTGCTGCCACTTGGGCACAGTGGCACTCGCCCCCTCCACGTTGCCTCGCCTGGCCTCCCCGACCGATGAGCGTGGATCCCACTTTTCACACATTTGTCATTTTGAATTCGGGTCGGGTCAAAACTATCGAGTTTCAAGTCGGGTGTGATTTTGCTCCACTCAGTCCTGATCTAACTCGTTGCCATCCCGAACAAGTTTATTATCGACAATAGCTTCTTGATATGCAAATTAAGCTCTAATTAGGCTGGGACCAACAAGGTGTCAACTCGTAAGTAAGAAAATACTATATTTTATACCACTTCAAATGttagttttttatatattaattaagtgtccatctaaaaaaaagatGTGGCAAGTAATTTAAAGATGAGAAAGGAGaagcttgtttcttttttttcttttttcttttttttctacgTAAGAGgggatttatattaaatattgaGAGTCCCTGAATTACAAAGAGCACCCTCGGAACAGAAGAAAATACAAAAGAGAACACCACGATCCTTCTTGCCATCGTTTTCCATTCTGACGGCCTTCACTAGTCTGTCCATCGATGCAGTAGCGCGAAGCAGCGAAGATCGACGAAAGCAGGGTGTGCTCCTCCTTCCAGTCCTCCTGCCGGCGTTGATGAAGAAGCCTGAGCATTGTAGGAGCCGCAAAATCTAGCACCCTTGTGACCCACTGGGGCACATCGTAGACTCCGAACTGACATTGACAACTTCCTCTCCAAATCCAGCAGAGGAAACTCACAACGAGCACCTCCACCCTCAACACCAAGGATGAGAGCCCAAACAGAACTTTCAGCGCCACCAGAGTGAGAACCGGCACCAAAAACAACAAAGCACAAACCCGGGGATGAAGATCACCCCACCTAAACgcatcaaacacaaatataGACTTCGCGTAGCTTGCCTGGAAACCTCGCTGGAGAAGGCACCATCACCCCAGGTAGCTCGGAGAGACAAAAGCCCCATGAAGTCACCACCGACACCTCCACCGGGAACCCTAACACCCAAATCTACACCTAAACAAACTACTAACTACCCTAAAAGCTGCACCTGACGTTAATCCGCCGAAACCCCTACACCCCAGCCACCGGAGAGGCGGCAGAGGCAGGAGTTCCAGCAAAATCGACGTTCATTCTTGAAATCAGTGTATGGGTTGCCTTTTGCTACTGTAGATAGGGAATGACGAAAGAGGCTTTTTGCACATGCTCTAGGAGAAGCTTGTTTCTTATAATATAAACTAGCTCTTTAAGCAATTCTAAATGAACATGAGATAATAAATTTGTCTTGAGAATTCTAAAAAACTaacaatatgtatatatgtattacaaacttgtttcttaatatTAATTTATTACTTTATCTCTCTTTTTAGATATTACATAGGAAATAAGGCATTGAGAGTGACAGTAGTACTGGCTGGGTTGCAAAGGAGAGATCGAAAAGGTTCTATGCCATTTTCCCCGATCTTATACACCTGAGAGGCCGGTACCATGCCACCACTCTTTATTTTCCAAAGAAaaactgtgaggaaccgtccaaatagtattctaattaatcatcaggaggatcattagtcataatcacaacctcgacgattaaacagaataccattccggtagtcccggcacgtgttttgtgcccaggatcggaacacatgccttccaactcaaatatcacaacacagtttaatagagagcaaataattaaactggattaccatttttaaacaagcaactgcttccacaatttacaacaaaagaggaacaacaacaactactatgcagcggaagaaaaacctatacaacaaaagagtatggagccgtatgcccttaggctccataccaaaagcgcccgagttcggagtagaaggtgctactcctgcccgccaccctgatcggcaggcacaaagtagccgaacactgcctcttcttcgccgacctgcgaacctggaagcaacttaagggcagcacccttagtacgaaggtactagcaagtcttacacagtatgagtatatatattctcgactccaaggatcatgcatttaaagctgtagcaaggattaagacatgtttaagtttattaagcagtaagcaacctagactctaggtgtaagcaactgacttaaacaaccaccgactcaaaccctgccaaccaactgatcaaaacagatatataacaacaagtgtataaaagcaaaccattcccaccaaaccaccaaccacataccgaccaaaccaccccaatccaaccatgccacaacccacatcgaaactctacgaccaaaatatggtcgctcggtggagataagcgatagcgatgctcatgaccgagagcgcggcagttcgaactgattatacaccctgcagggggatactcctggacccacacgacacagggaccatacggcttgtgccacccgctaagatgcgcacaagggggtacccgtgacaacctttcccaaccaggcccaaccatgtggatcaaccatagctcggcgaggcggtattagaactactccccgagcaaactaataccgctaaaagcccggactcaaaccggactcacaccgtctatgacgaggcccacatgaccacgtctgcgaaggtaatcggctcgcctaccattatatcagcatgtggtgagtaaggtatgtgctaaagccgactacaccgatgatcggtgcttaaccggtgcaagcggtctacggtgtccgggttccctccccgaactgcctgaggactcctcgtgagcagatgacacccctaacaccgcccacacctcgtctcaactcaccactcaccaaaccgactcatcatcaacacaaccataagtgcgaacaagtaataagtcctaggctcgcgacaacggtggacgccgtcgtcgacttctaccggaaagcctaagtaccactaagcatagcgaactaaaattagacctcgatgacaccactaggctcctaggaacaacacatgacacgtgaccgaaatgggataatgcatcggcataggttctacccaactcagtacccgacacatgcaatgtatacataagcgtagataacatattaaaatttcaagtagacacggtgcaatatgaacgatgcttgccttgctgccctgaatcagaaaggtgggacgcctcacgatcgcccacggcctccgggatcgacggatcggcgttcactacagagagcaacgcgtgcaatgtaatgagcatgtatgaaatgcgatcatgtaagaaaaatatgctccacaatacatgacaacattattccaagatcgtactgtccaaaccagaattttccaagtggtctcaaaaagtttggagttcctacgaattaactacgaattttacaagctatcagctatcaggaaagcctgataaaccgtgctcggggtgcccgggatgaacagtactcacgggtacccggggtgaacagtacccgggggtgctcggggtgcacagtacccgggggtgctcgggtgaatagtaccggggtcctcgggatcgaccgtgctcaggtgctcggggtgaatcagtacaggggtgctcgggtgctcgggtgaacagtacccgggggtcgtcgggtgaacagtacccgggggtgctcgggagtgctcgggggtgaacagtacccggtggtcgtcgggtgaacagtacccggggtgctcgggagtgctcggggtgactgcgctcgtgctcgggtgaacagtacccgggggtgctcggtgaacagtaccagggggtgctcgggtgaacagtgccggggtgctcgggagtgctcggggtgactgcgctcgtgctcgggtgaacagtgcccgggggtcgtcgggtgaacagtacccggggtgctcgggagtgctcggggtgactgcgctcgtgctcgggtgaacagtacccggggtcgtcgggtgaacagtacccggggtgctcgggagtgctcggggtgactgcgctcgtgctcgggtgaacagtacccgggggtcgtcgggtgaacagtatcagggtgctcgggtgaacagtactcagcgctacagtaaaatcagcctcgcgcagctccagaacagcagccattacgaagggaaaaactgagctaaactaacctgggagtctctctaaatcaaaagtaaaaatgcctagaagggtgtacagggtctagactttgctcaaccgcctagcaacatgattcctaactcaaatccacataaatcctcatttgttcccagactgcagaactttaagaactttgcaaccctagttccagattcaagatctatccaaccaaaaatgagcatacttgccatgggagcctagcagactcacctaaggtcctttgctgatgttggtgaccgccagttgaaggaggaaacgacggaaaatggcttggagaagagaggaaaaactgctgcttccttgcttcccccaaagaacaccaaacaagttcagaaccagctcgaattccttcggggaaactgaaaatgaattggatggacgagtagtccttgagctggtggtctcgtgagtaccacatacgtaccttgatcttgctcccagaggtagggatccaaaggggaaaaagggagcctaagagagagagtgagagagacagccaactccaacttgcttcctcaaaaagccttatatggtggagtgggtgaggagtacgtatgggcaagtttgaggggagagagagctgttgcccacttatagagagatattttccacccaagtgggccccatttacctagaggaaagttcagacttgcttccagctcctttatttctcttagtttttccttctcccacctcattgactcaaagtgaagtgctccagtgacccaaactggaacatgaagctgaaattgcatgttttaggattaaaacacacaattatggatttcgggacgtgacaaaaaCGCTAGTGTTCAAGAGGcggttctcttttctttttgagagagagagggccaAGTTAGACCTTTTAGCCCAACCCAATCCCCTTTGTAGGCTCAACACAAATTAACAGCCATAGGCCCATGACAGGTCCAACTATCTGCCCTATCACCTTACTTGGATGTTTGTTCAGCTGTTGGACTTGGCAATTATCATTCGCTCCATGACAGATAGACACTACCAAATAATGTAGTGTTCCGTTTGTCTTGCCTTGTGAGAGCATGTATATCTATCGGTGTTAAGAGAagtaagaaagagagaaatgagtgaaaagataatgatattgTTTAGATGGGGatgaataattatttttataaaacttTAATCTCTTTTATTATTTAGTCTAAATTTGCagtggaaaataaactaataatttttttacaaatgaaaaatctaaatatgctagactcgACTAATACACAATCACCTTAAACGTGTGTGaatgttacaatcctagggtgtgATAAAGATTATTCAATTACTCTAATCGAAAgttctgaaattactgttcatcagaagtTTTGATACTGTCCATCAAAACTTTCGATCAGCTcagaaaaacatatttaaatatCATGAAATTTGCTCAATGCATATACAAATAAGTATACAAGCATggatatcaaagtaatgcacaagagtaagaaAATATGGAGATAAATGATTTATTACCGAAGTtcggatatccaccgatatcctacgtctccgttgagaaagTTCAGGTACACTTAAGCCAGGTCTTTTTCACCCCTTTTTCTCATGATGTTGCACATGCACTCCTCTCTATTCTGACAAACTCATCCTCCACTctggagatggtgagttccgtAACTACTTCCGGACCTCCTCATagtcttcacttgaggagatcgccGGCAATCCACCACCAAACCGTCTAGGAGACGATGAtcttcaagagtaacaaactcctgaACTTGCACACGATCAACATCGAGTGCTTAAACACACGCAACTAATACGACACGTACGAGCAACCCAAGCTCTACacacctcactctatcctcactaagccacaaatgCTTGATTCTCATAAAATCTTGATAGAGAGGGAAGAtgagcactcaaaggtggaacaccgAGTTCTAACACCTCTCACAAACACCACAAAAAGTAGCAAAACCACTTCCAAAGTTCTGCCCCACGCAAGGaggcaaaggggtataaatatctcactttaaaaaactagccgttacagagCATTCTGCCATAATTCTCTATTCAGAACTTCCAGGTCCTTAGATCGAAAAGTTACTATTACAATtgttcttctattcaaaagtGAATCGAACTTATAACTTCCAGTCTAAAACCGAAACTTCCAGTTTCATgaaaaaaaccaaaaccaagagcTTCCTTCCGAGTTGAATCCGAAACTACTAACTCAGAACTTTCGGTCCAAAACCGGAACTTCCAATTTTAGCACAATTGATACTCTAGAAaatgacgataacttttgatcataatatccgatttcgatgatttcggactctatgaaaagcctattcagagggctacaccttcttactgaattcatgatctcaaccacattgGATCAAAATAAAGAACACTCCGAAAACCGATTCGAATACTTTCACCCATTGTATAAAGCTTAATCTCTAAGATTAAGCTAGGTACCACATGGAACATGCCAACTATCACTAAGGCTTGGCCGCAACCACTTTCCGCCACTAAGATTGATAACAACAAAGGGTTAGTTCTAAAATACATTTTAGATACCCCGGACTTGTAAAGCGCACTCTCAATACAAATACATCTCACACTAAGCATATAGTTTGAGCACTCAACACAACAATTGAGCAATGCTTTTAGCAGCCCCTTTTGATAATACAACTATTGATCCTATAACCCGATTTCCCATCAAACTTTTTGAGTTCGATAAAACTATaaaacctattctagttatacctttgccttgagcaatctcatcagacttgacgaacacatcatccaagcccTGACGCTTCttatagctcttcaaggctcatcatcaactcctcttctcttgatgacgatgatcatcctCGCTTCTATCTTGATTTTCACTCAATCTTCGGAAGCttaatgaagc includes:
- the LOC133886492 gene encoding uncharacterized protein LOC133886492 — translated: MAQSSRTAAVALLLVALVVAAASVPAATAYGCYDDCYERCANGKEDPACTTMCNEACGAVDKATAGAGAVAGLAGAGADAAGLAGAGAGAAAGAPVA